The genomic stretch GACTTACTGTACATTTGCACCGCAATTAATCTGCCTTTACTGTTTAAAGTTGTTCATTACACTGTATAaaaagtaaacaacaacaaaagcataTTTTAATTACATACAATGTGAAAGATCATGAAATCTATAAATGTATTATCATTCTCTGATTTAATAGCAAACATTCAATCATACTGAATAACACTGCACTTAAAGTTGGCATCATATTGACAACTTCACACTGGCTAGCAGTGTAAAGCCTGTCAGTGTTGCAAGAGGCAATACAAAATCATCTTTTCCTTGAAAGAGCTGCAATCAATAGGACTCAAAGGTGTCGCAGTCAAAGGCTTACAGTCGCTACACTAGAAAAGATCCATGTAGAAATCACCATAGCAGCATAAAGTGTGCGATGGGGATCCAATGTCATCTATCAGGACAACACCACATTCCACAGGAATTCACAAATCAAAGTGAGTGAAACACAAACTGTCTTCTAAAAAGCTCTCTGTATTCCTCtagtataaaaaaaatcaaaaatgcatttttaacgTTGCACAGATTGAGTCTGTGCCTGGTGCATTCTGAAATATGCCAGGTTAAGATGCTGAAAACATCTGGCCGTGAGGACAGGCAGATGGGGATGAGCACTTCAGGGCCTTTAGGAGGCTATCAGGAGGTCAGCCAAGGGTGGCGGAGGCACTGTGCAGCGGTGGCTCTCCTCTCCGGATGATAATCCAGCATGCGAAGAAGGAAGTCTGAGAATCCAGAAGCTTCCTCCAACAAGAAGTGGTATTTCTCCACCATAACGTCATACAGGCTCCAGAGCCTCAGTTGGCCGACACGATGCAAGTCACCTGcaagaaaacatacaatattACACAGGGATGTAAACAAGTACCAGCGAGAGAGTATCTTGTCATGGGATCACACGGCTGCGACACCTGTCCACATGTTGCTGTTCAACCTATGAATgaattattacatgagtactcaaTAGTGTTTACTATAgtattacatgagtactcagcagtgattactacattattacatgagtactcagcagtgattactacattattacatgagtactcagcagtgattactacattattacaagAGTACTCAGTAGTgtttactacattattacacgAGTACTCAGCagtgattactacattattacatgagtactcagtagtgatccctacattattacatgagtactcagtagtgattactacattattacatgagtacacAGTAatgattactacattattacatgagtactcagtagtgattactacattattacatgagtactcagcagtgattactacattattacaagAGTACTCAGTAGTgtttactacattattacacgAGTACTCAGCagtgattactacattattacacgAGTACACAGCAGTGATTACCACATTATTACACGAGTACTCAGAAGTGATTACCACATTAtaacatgagtactcagtagtgattactacattattacatgagtacacagtagtgattactacattattacatgagtactcagtagtgattactacattattacatgagtactcagtagtgattactacattattacatgagtactcagtagtgattactacattattacatgagtacacAGTAatgattactacattattacatgagtactcagtagtgattactacattattacatgagtacacAGTAatgattactacattattacatgagtattCAGCagtgattactacattattacatgagtattCAGCAGTGATTACTACATTATCACATGAGTACTCAGCAGTGATTACTACACTATTACAAGAGTACTCAGCAGTGATTaccacattattacatgagtacttagtagtgattactacattattacatgagtacacAGAAATGATTACTACAGTATTACAAGAGTACTCAGCAGTGATTaccacattattacatgagtacttagtagtgattactacattattacatgagtacacAGAAATGATTACTACACTATTACAAGAGTACTCAGCAGTGATTaccacattattacatgagtacttaGTAGTGATTACTACACTATTACATGAGTATTCAGCagtgattactacattattacatgagtacttagtagtgattactacattattacatgagtacacAGAAATGATTACTACAGTATTAAATGAGTACTCAGCagtgattactacattattacatgagtacacAGTAATGATTACTACAGTATTTAATGAGTACTCAGCAGTGATTACTACActattacatgagtactcagcagtgattactacattattacatgagtactcagtagtgattactacattattacatgagtacacAGTAATGATTagtacattattacatgagtactcagcaGTGATTACTAAAgtattacatgagtactcagtactgCTTCTGGCCCCCTTGCTTGAATCACACCCATCTTCGGACTCTGAACTCAAAGTATGACTGCATCATACAAGGTTGTGACGCTATCACGATGAGAATATATGTCTGCATATACATAacatacatataaacacctgacaaAGTACACAAATCGATTAAGGTGAAGTTGCAGACCTACCTCTGCGGCTGAAGTACTCTGCAGAGTATTTTCCTGACAAGGCAACAGCTGGTGGGATTTTACCAAGCAGCTCCATAATCTGGGCTATGTGGTCTGAGGTTACATGCATGGGACACAGAAATTTACAGAACATATTAACATACAGTGCATCAACAATTACAATGCAGCCACTGAGTAATCTCATTTTAATCCTGTGTCAGTGGTTGTCGCACCACTATTAGTGTCACTAGACTGTACTAAACATACCCTCCTCCAGGGAGATGGACTCGCTGACTCTGGGTTCGAACAAGGAGTCTCCAGTGACCAGCTCAAAGGCCtgagagtgtgagagaaaaTTAAAGTTTGGATGTGTAGCCAAGTAAGCATCAGTAGTGAGGACCAAATCTAAACCACAGTGATTGGTGACTCCAATATTGCTTAATTGTGGCACAAACTGAATTATTTCAACAACAATTGGCTGGATTACTACAAAATTTGGCAAAGATGTCCATGTCCCCCGATGATGAATATCCATGATTCTGATGATCCACTGTCTTAAATCTAGCACCACCAGTAGATCAAGTTTTGACTTATCCTCTGAAATATCTCCAAATCCACGAGATAGATTGGGGCATATTTTTTATGGACATTCATGATTTCCAGAGGATGAATGCAAATGAATATGTTGAACTCCGTGGTTACAGCACCCTCACAAGAATAAAGAATGTCATACTGtcacacacatttattcaaaCTTTCATGCTCACAACGTGGTAAGTCCTGCAGATAAAGGTTGCCAAACACTGTAATTGAGACAGCACCCTCTTGCTTCCCCCAAGAGGGTGCCATCCACCATGATGGctaaagatgaaaaataaaatcttatcTAACAGTTTGCTGTTCTTTAAATGATGAAGGTTACTTGTGGGGTTCCTCAAGGCTGAGTGTTGGGCCCATTACTCTTTATTTTCTAAACAAATTACACATGTAAGGTAttggaaacattaaaatacatttaatggcAGATGATACCATCAAATTTGTTcttgtgtgaattttttttcGATATTGTGGAAAAAGAATTGTACCTTCTAAAGAGTTGGTTTGATTTTAACAAATTTCAGTGGTATTCTGGCCAGTTAAAGCTCCTACTATGCAGACAAACTTTGTAATACCTACAGAACATTTACAGAACATTGTTTTGAATTCTAGTGTAAATCCCAAAGAAGGTTTTGGTAGAATGatgcagaaataaaaacatagagTCTTGGTTTGTATATTTTACACAGTGTAAATATCCAGTGTAATGTATTTCCCTCACCAAGCAGGCGACACTCCAGATGTCAGCAGATGGGCCGTACTCGGATCCCAGTAAAACCTCTAGTGAGCGATACTGACGGGTCTGGATCTCCTCACAGAAATGTTTATACTGGTCCAAGAAAAAGAAACGGACATAAACATAGACAGAAAATTGTAAGTTCAATCAGTTAGTGTTTGTTCTCTCAGGGTGTTACAGGcaatacatttgtgtttctaCTTTTCGGAGGGTAAATTCTCATGTAACACACAAACTTCTCTCTAAAAATGgagacaaatgtgttttatatggCAGCAAAATTAAGCTGAATTGCAATCAATCACCCATACCCACAAAGTCCTGTGTGAAGCAGATGAGTTGTGGGTTTTTTGAATACTTATCTAATGtgcccgcctcctcacccacacccgctcccgtgaacatatcacccccgtactccaaaaccttcactggctccctgtcccacaccgaatcaacttcaagctcctcctactcacccataaagccctccacaaccaggcccctccctacctcacggacatgctccaccaccacactccttctcgaaacctcagatcctcagacgctaaccttctctcaccccccctcaggaccaagcaccgtacctggggggatagagccttctccattgctgccccctccctctggaactccctccccaaacacatccgtgactgcccagactcatccaccttcaagtcattactcaaaacccacctcttcaaactcgcttttcatctgcacctgtagctgtttgctgtactcaacctgttctcccaaaaaaacctacacagatccatatcctcatacactgttctttttactacatatttctcctctatcgcaccatgcacttgagtttatgcaccatgcacttgattttatgtattcttgtatgtattctattcttgtaaagtgtctttgagagtttttaaaagcgctgtacaaataaaatgtattattattattatttattaatgttttggcctcttgggggcagcagaaagaAGTTATATTATCACGTTTTAAGTTAATGTGGTAAACTTGTGagcaaaaactttatttatactgcACATCCAGCAGTTATGTAGCAACACTGGGACTCAACTGAAGTGGTGTTTCTGGCCACTTGATCAATGTCTGATATTCTCTCaatttttgctctgtttttggtctccactaTCTCCTGAGGCAAATATCTTCATCTTTAGCTGCTGCAGTACATGCTCAACTAAGTTTACTTTTCaagaacatactgtatgagACTAAATGCCTGTAAAGATGGACCTGTATTGTAGATctagaaaaacagacaaattcaATACTAGGCTAATGTATGTCAAACTTTCAGCTTCAAGCTATGTAATGGTTGTATGTAAAGTATAGGCCAAGTACTCACCACCCAGCAGGAGCTGCCCAGGTCTGCAATCTTCACTCTAATTTCCTTTAAACTGTATGGGTTCACCTGCTTCTTCTCtgaaagaaacaacaagaaTTCATGTATTAAAACATCGTATCCATTCCAAGATATACTGTTTTATAGGAAATTTACATACTGGAGACTTAGTTTTCTCCATCTATGACATTCTGGATATAATGTATTTGCTTGATATAAGGCCCTCAGTGTGTACAGAGTAAAGTTTAGTAAAAGCCTGACATTAGCACAAGTCATCTGTTCCGTACACACAACTGATGAACACTGTacgtattaaaaaaacaactgtgcCTGTGGTCTCTTTCCCAGCCAGTACAGAGGAAGagctgctgccccctgctgggaCTTTGTGGGACTGCTGCTCCAGACACAGCAGGATGTTTTCAGGCTTGATGTCTGTGTGGATGATTTTACACTGAGTGTGAAGGTAGTCCAGGCCCTGCAGAacctacagaaaacacaggacagttATACTGATGCACCAAACTTTTTCAGACCTGTGACTCTGTCAGGGCAGACCGATAGGGTCAGGCAGGCAAAATGGGCAGTCTAATTAGCCTCATATGTATCTGCTGcctctgtttttttcagttgtgcAGAATCTACTTAGTGTAAAAGCCACAATGTTGTCACGACTTGAGAAAAAAGTATTCACTTTCTTGTCAAGAGTATGATAAGAAAATTGATAACCTACAACTCTCATGTTTCTATGCTAACTATGAGCAgttgattagcttagcttagcaaaaagcttagtataaaacacacagccagcAGCACCAGTAAAGTTCactaattaaaatgttgtatcttgtaaacaaacataaatgtaaaaacaagttGGACAGAGCCATGTCAGCTTCCCTTTGCTTAcagtctttatgttaagctaGGCCAACCACCTGCTGGTTAAAGCCATGTCTCTGctacagcttcatatttagcacgCACACTTGAGAGAGATCAGTCTTCTCCCGGCAAGAAGGCGATTAAGTGTACTTCCCCAAAATGTTCAACTGTTCAAATATTTACTGATGGTATCTGGATTTGATCCTCAGCTAATGAGGCATTACTTCAGGAGAGTACTGGGAATAGGAAGATTTATGCAGTTCTTCAGCAGTATTTAAAGTATTATTTGTTAGAAATGggcagaatttgaaggtagttCCAAAACTATAGTGGGGCATTATAAACGCTTTCTACTGCTCACTATACTTTGCTGTAACTATCTTTGGTTGTAGCTCAGTAAGTCGAAGGGGCTAAGTGGCCCTATTAACTGACTGGAGTCTGCCCACACCACAACCTCGCAGGCAGCAGGGCTCTGTTATCCGGCTTTCTACTGAACACAACTGCAAACAAGACTGAGAGGGAGTCAGACATCAGCAATGGGTATAAACCATGTAAAGCTTCAATATGTTCACCTCTTACTGTGAATCGACtggtgaattgaggatttatttcaaccaaaccgGAGGTGattctggaaaaaacaaaccaaggcTGCTTTGCTGAGTTGAATTTGTTTACGTCTAgtctgaatgaagtgtgtttgatgAGGAGGtaacaaggcaattaagatTGTCGGAGTTCTtgtgtatggttgtatttttctgtttctctttcttcacaCTTGATAACGTTacttcattttttgaatgtttgagactaaaattctggccatatcttacaaaacTGCCCCTTCTGGTCTCAGCAGTTGTTTACCTGAGTAAGTACTTGTTTGACTGAAGGCCCCGTCAGTCCTGGATTCCCAAAACAGAGCTGCCAGCTCCTCAGGTCTGGCCCCAGCAGCTCCAGCACCAGGCACATGTCTAACCAGCAGGCATCAAGGTCAGTTTAACCTGTCTGTGAGCTATTAGCAAGCATTCTTTATTGCATGATGCAATGCAATACTGCAGTGAGCCAACATAGGCTAATGCCATGTGTTGTTACATCTctgaaaagtcagaatttgcaaacatttatcatttatgagATATATTCATTCTATCACACATGTTGTATAATTGATACTATAGTATACTGTACTTTGATATTGACTGTCTGATTTGATTGATGCCTTTTACTGGCTCTTAGAGACACACCACAAGCTCACACCTCCATACATGATAACTCTTCAGGCCTCAGTGTCAGGTTTTAAATGCATGCCCAGGGCATGACAGTCTGTAAAAAGGATACGGATCCCGTTGACCCCGGCCAGCTTGAACTCATCAAGCAGCTGGACAATCCTTTGACTGGAGGGATGACGGCTCGTAGGTCCACTAGCCTGATTAGAGAGACAACAGGACAGAGAAAATTAATAGTAAATAGGGAGTGGCAAAGGCAGTGTGGAGGGGAAGGTGGAAAGGGAGCTAACATGGGCATGCAAGAGTTGTTTTGTGAAGGAGAatttaaatgcaaacaaaaaagtcaagaaaatgaacacaaaaagAGTGAGAGAACACAAACAACAGGTCACTCACACATCGTAGGAGAGCAAGTTCATCTTGTCCTGCCTGGGTGAAGCCAGCTCCACTCTTCAGCACCTTCACAGCCACACGAAGACCTAGCCTATCAACACAGACACcacttttttattatgttatggAAAACAGACAATATGTTATGAAAAATAGACAATAATCATcatgagaaacaaaacaaaactggaaacGAAGCAATGAAGGAAGAGGTttggctgctgtttgtgattaaTGTCTGtattcaaaaatattttgttatgtttgcaATAAGTGCTAATTCCAGTTCTCATGTATACATTGGTGGCCATTGTgaaaactattcctttaaagtaaTATCTAAATAAGGTTGCATCACCACAGATTTTTCTACCTGAGGTCCAGACACAGCCAGACGGTGGAGAAATAGCCCCAGCCGAGTTTAGAAACCACCTGGTATCTTCTGTTGAGGATGTCTCCTATCTGGACAGGGTGGTACCCACCTGAGGAGTTAAGAGCATGAGAATAGACAAAACGATCTATTACCTCACTGTGTATATGATGGTTTAAATTTAAGCTTCAATGGCACGACGGCTCTCATGTGTTTGACCCCTGTGTGTACAGTTCTTCACTGGAATGTGAAACCTTATCATCATACAGTAGGCCTATACATATTTCTTCTCACAGAGAGAGGGCTACAATGTGACACTAAAGCTATTTCTGGCATTACAACTTCCTCCAAAGCTATATCGTGTCTGTAGTGAGTAATACATTCAAATCTGCCAGCGGGACACTGAAAAATGATGATGCATAAGCCTGTATCAGCTCTCTTTCAGCCAGCGTGACGTGCAGTTCTTGGACATAGTCAGAGATCTCGAA from Pagrus major chromosome 7, Pma_NU_1.0 encodes the following:
- the LOC140999705 gene encoding SRSF protein kinase 3, whose product is MNKAVSPNNFEALGCHEQLDPKDNQDSEDPREYCYGGYHPVQIGDILNRRYQVVSKLGWGYFSTVWLCLDLRLGLRVAVKVLKSGAGFTQAGQDELALLRCASGPTSRHPSSQRIVQLLDEFKLAGVNGIHMCLVLELLGPDLRSWQLCFGNPGLTGPSVKQVLTQVLQGLDYLHTQCKIIHTDIKPENILLCLEQQSHKVPAGGSSSSSVLAGKETTGTVKKQVNPYSLKEIRVKIADLGSSCWVYKHFCEEIQTRQYRSLEVLLGSEYGPSADIWSVACLAFELVTGDSLFEPRVSESISLEEDHIAQIMELLGKIPPAVALSGKYSAEYFSRRGDLHRVGQLRLWSLYDVMVEKYHFLLEEASGFSDFLLRMLDYHPERRATAAQCLRHPWLTS